One Coffea arabica cultivar ET-39 chromosome 5e, Coffea Arabica ET-39 HiFi, whole genome shotgun sequence DNA segment encodes these proteins:
- the LOC140007045 gene encoding uncharacterized protein: MENDEIVRGRGKNKCFWTGEEVKVLIESLQELACDPMWKSDGGFKNNYMSELLKIILRKQPTFTKQVSPHIESKVKWLKNRFHAIVEMCKESGCSWNDAEKKISCEKQWYDDWCKTHKDAKGLWDVKFPYLGDLEIVYGRDRATGNVAEDFAQAVQDMEDVQNLEEGHEGLDAMSNSDNDKVEEDEVNSIEQSTQSSSTSTRNSKKQKKQSPPIANVSKKMKSASTTRGDLDASLQLLTSKFGDFVEGIQANFTTMAAAMSNEDKREQLVSDRRDQVVAELMKLALPSGDVMNAADILSEQISKLHVFYNLPAEMKRQYVINLLYPPSTR; this comes from the exons ATGGAGAATGATGAAATTGTACGTGGAAGAGGGAAAAATAAATGTTTTTGGACTGGTGAAGAGGTAAAAGTGCTCATAGAATCATTGCAAGAGTTGGCTTGTGATCCAATGTGGAAATCAGATGGaggatttaaaaataattatatgagCGAATTGCTTAAAATTATCTTGCGTAAGCAACCTACTTTTACCAAACAAGTCAGCCCACATATTGAATCAAAAGTTaagtggctgaaaaataggttcCATGCAATTGTTGAAATGTGCAAAGAAAGTGGTTGTAGTTGGAATGATGCTGAGAAAAAGATTTCTTGTGAAAAACAGTGGTATGATGATTGGTGCAAG ACTCATAAGGATGCGAAGGGCCTTTGGGATGTCAAATTTCCATATTTAGGAGATCTTGAAATTGTATATGGAAGAGACAGAGCCACTGGAAATGTTGCTGAAGATTTTGCACAAGCTGTCCAAGATATGGAAGATGTCCAAAATTTGGAGGAAGGACATGAAGGGCTTGATGCTATGTCAAACTCGGATAATGATAAGGTAGAAGAAGATGAAGTAAATTCCATAGAGCAATCAACTCAATCAAGCTcaacaagtacaagaaattccaagaaacaaaagaaacaatccCCTCCCATTGCAAATgtgtcaaaaaaaatgaaatctgcATCAACAACAAGGGGTGATCTTGATGCATCATTGCAACTTCTCACCAGCAAATTTGGAGATTTCGTGGAGGGAATTCAAGCTAATTTCACAACTATGGCAGCAGCCATGTCAAATGAAGATAAACGTGAGCAATTGGTCTCCGATAGAAGAGATCAAGTTGTTGCTGAGTTAATGAAACTTGCTTTACCGAGTGGAGATGTAATGAATGCAGCCGACATACTTTCGGAGCAGATTTCCAAGCTTCATGTGTTCTACAATCTTCCTGCAGAAATGAAACGACAATATGTAATTAACCTCCTTTATCCTCCATCTACTCGCTGA
- the LOC113687813 gene encoding protein ALP1-like, whose amino-acid sequence MPRLPIENRRRKKYRGQSQILSGMIMVVIALFMMWYQLIFIHLKSRRRQIKSKEEKVTERMQHLFNLTRESDAYCISELRMDRRTFGILCEMIRDTGGLKATRNMSIEEIVAMFVYVLAHHKKSRTICGLFWRSRETVSRQFNLCLLAVLKLHTILLKKPEPITEDCTDERWKCFKNCLGALDGTLIDVTPPTEQKSRYRTRKGSIATNVLGVCSPNMQFIYVLPGWEGSAHDGRVLRNAISRPNGLRVPQGCYYLVDAGYCNADGFLAPYRGQRYHLNEFNGYRPQKPEEYFNMKHSKARNIIERCFGLLKGRWKILASPSFFPIQTQVRIIMACCLLHNLIRKFMTFDPQELLQSEENESEDEDSDEEVECISTILPSDQWANFRNNLAHEMFDNWRAGLSI is encoded by the exons ATGCCACGTTTGCCTATTGAAAACAGAAGACGCAAAAAATATCGAGGGCAAAGCCAGATTTTATCAGGAATGATAATGGTTGTTATTGCACTATTTATGATGTGGTACCAGTTAATATTCATACATCTCAAAAGTAGAAGACgccaaataaaatcaaaagaagaaaaagtcacTGAGCGCATGCAACACTTATTCAATTTGACTAGGGAGAGTGATGCTTATTGTATTAGCGAACTTCGTATGGATAGACGAACATTTGGGATATTATGTGAAATGATTAGAGACACTGGAGGTTTGAAAGCTACAAGAAACATGTCAATAGAAGAAATTGTTGccatgtttgtatatgttttggCTCACCACAAGAAAAGTAGAACAATTTGTGGTCTATTTTGGAGAAGTAGAGAAACGGTGAGTCGTCAATTTAATCTTTGCCTCCTAGCAGTTTTGAAATTGCATACTATATTACTTAAGAAGCCTGAGCCTATTACCGAAGATTGCACAGATGAGAGATGGAAATGTTTTAAG AATTGTTTAGGTGCCTTAGATGGGACATTAATAGATGTGACACCACCCACCGAACAAAAATCAAGATACCGAACGAGAAAAGGAAGTATTGCAACGAATGTATTAGGGGTTTGTTCTCCTAATATGCAATTTATCTATGTCTTGCCTGGTTGGGAAGGTTCGGCACATGATGGTCGTGTGCTTCGAAATGCTATCTCTAGACCAAATGGTCTTAGAGTCccacaag GTTGTTATTACTTGGTGGATGCTGGATATTGTAACGCTGATGGATTTCTTGCCCCTTATCGAGGGCAAAGATATCACCTTAATGAATTCAATGGTTATCGACCACAAAAACCAGAGGAATATTTCAACATGAAACATTCTAAAGCTAGAAATATCATAGAAAGATGTTTTGGATTGCTAAAAGGAAGGTGGAAGATTCTAGCATCCccttcattttttccaattcaaaCACAAGTGCGAATAATTATGGCATGTTGTCTGCTGCACAACTTGATAAGGAAGTTCATGACTTTTGATCCACAAGAATTACTACaaagtgaagaaaatgaaagtgaagaTGAAGACAGTGATGAAGAAGTAGAGTGCATATCCACTATTTTGCCAAGTGATCAATGGGCAAATTTTAGAAATAATTTAGCACATGAAATGTTTGACAATTGGAGGGCTGGACTTAGTATTTAG
- the LOC113687441 gene encoding uncharacterized protein, translating into MATTINRLGSQNQGKLPSQPELNPKNVSAMTLRSGKEIQGPEPVIPKDKDEKKIENELEKEDGNGADPKVLPDPVITVKTNPPPFPSRLEKSKKQDKEKEILKVFRKVEINIPLLDAIKQVPKYAKFLRDLCVNRRRLRGDERVIVGENVSAVLQRKLPPKCGDPGMFTIPCRIGNTVIRMAMLDLGASINVMPKSIYASLKLGPLKETGIIIQLADRTNAYPDGLIEDVLVKVNDLVFPADFYVLDMDDGHSPDPSLLLLGRPFMSTAQTKIDVNKGILSMEFDGKIVHFNIFDTMKYPSNSNFSLVLSVSAIDPTVQEVFETVGRDELEVVLTKHLELETTPEMEWSEDLKCTIGALHSLPTSTKRYEVSPIFIPEPHQRVLPSVVQAPVLELKPLPKHLKYAYLGDNEILPMIISSALSKTQGEKLIRILREHKEAIGWTIADIKGISPAICMHRIRLEEDAKPVRQAQRRLNPLMMEVVKKEILKLLDVGIIFAISDSP; encoded by the coding sequence ATGGCCACAACAATCAACCGCTTGGGTTCCCAGAACCAAGGTAAATTGCCGTCTCAGCCTGAATTAAATCCGAAAAACGTGAGCGCAATGACCCTAAGGAGCGGGAAGGAAATTCAGGGGCCTGAACCTGTGATCCCTAAGGATAAGGATGAGAAAAAGatcgaaaatgagcttgagaaGGAGGACGGCAATGGTGCAGACCCAAAGGTACTTCCAGACCCAGTAATTACAGTTAAAACTAACCCGCCTCCTTTTCCTAGCAGGTTGGAAAAATCGAAGAAGCAGGATAAGGAGAAGGAGATCTTGAAGGTTTTTCGCAAGGTTGAGATAAATATCCCCCTGTTAGACGCAATCAAACAAGTACCAAAATATGCCAAATTCCTAAGGGACTTATGTGTCAATCGAAGGCGATTGAGGGGGGATGAGAGGGTCATTGTTGGGGAGAATGTGTCAGCGGTCCTGCAGAGGAAGCTTCCACCCAAGTGCGGGgacccaggtatgtttactatccCCTGTAGGATAGGCAACACTGTGATTAGAATGGCCATGTTGGATCTGGGAGCAtcaattaatgtcatgcctaaatCTATCTATGCTTCTCTAAAACTAGGTCCATTAAAAGAAACTGGGATAATTATTCAATTAGCTGACCGAACCAATGCATATCCTGATGGGTTGATTGAAGATGTGTTGGTAAAAGTTAATGATTTGGTGTTTCCAGCTGATTTTTATGTACTTGATATGGATGATGGTCACTCGCCCGATCCCTCACTTTTGTTATTAGGTAGACCCTTTATGAGCACAGCAcaaacaaaaattgatgttaataagggtatCTTGTCCATGGAATTTGATGGAAAAATTGTGCATTTTAATATCTTTGATACTATGAAATATCCCTCAAACTCCAACTTTAGCTTAGTTTTATCTGTGAGTGCTATTGATCCTACGGTGCAGGAAGTATTTGAAACTGTTGGCAGGGATGAATTGGAGGTAGTTTTGACCAAACACCTCGAGTTGGAGACAACTCCTGAGATGGAATGGAGTGAAGATTTAAAGTGCACGATAGGAGCACTACACTCATTGCCAACCTCCACGAAAAGGTACGAAGTTTCACCTATATTCATTCCCGAACCTCACCAGAGGGTATTGCCATCGGTGGTGCAGGCGCCTGTTTTGGAGTTGAAACCCTTACCAAAGCACCTGAAGTATGCATATCTGGGTGACAATGAGATACTCCCGATGATTATCTCATCGGCACTGTCAAAAACCCAGGGGGAGAAACTGATCCGGATCCTTAGAGAGCATAAAGAGGCGATAGGTTGGACAATCGCAGACATTAAGGGGATCAGCCCGGCCATTTGTATGCACCGGATTAGACTGGAAGAGGATGCTAAACCTGTTCGGCAGGCTCAAAGGAGGCTCAATCCCCTCATGATGGAAGTGgtgaagaaagaaattttgaaattgctagATGTGGGGATTATTTTTGCAATATCAGATAGCCCTTAG